The following coding sequences are from one Coffea arabica cultivar ET-39 chromosome 11e, Coffea Arabica ET-39 HiFi, whole genome shotgun sequence window:
- the LOC113718810 gene encoding ABC transporter B family member 11-like isoform X2: protein MAEESCLDGNTINDRKTSPKAAGYEQDSDSKSRRKKKVAHKVPYYKLFSFADPVDYVLMVVGTITAVGSGISMPLMTVLLGEIINSFGETLDRKQVVHEVSKVSLKYVYLALGSGVASFSPCWTVTGERQAARIRSLYLRALLMQDVAFFDKETNTGEIIERISVDTITIQDAISEKVGRFIQLSASILGAFVIAFIKGWLLSLVLSSSIPLLVLTASTMTMILAKRASRGQAAYSVAATVVEQTLGSIRTVASFTGEKQAIAEYDKSLDKAYKSGVREGLAAGLGRGTLAFVYYCSYGLALWFGAKMILEKHYTGGDVLNVTIALLTGSFSIGQASPCLSAFAYGQAAGFKMFQVMNRKPVISPSNLGGLKLDNVAGNIELKDVYFSYPARVHEQIFNGFSLFIPSGTTTALVGQSGSGKSTVLSLIERFYDPQAGQVLIDGINIKEFQLKWIRSKIGLVSQEPILFASSIRDNIAYGKENTSLDEIQIAAQHANATKFINNLPQGLDTIVGMHGIQMSGGQKQRIAIARAILKDPSILLLDEATSALDAESERIVQKALDGIMVNRTTVIVAHRLSTVKNADKIAVIDQGKIVEKGPHSELLQDPEGAYSQLVRLQQPSKGSDDYILDNHHDGPEIKADSGRHSSQRISSLKSISRCSSETGNSSRHSLSVSTGLPTVVRMLETGSGESQESASMPSKKDQQSPLYRLAYLNKPEIPQLLLGSLAAVVTGALLPIFGVILSKAIKTFYEPAHEFQQKSRLWALLVVVLGLSYLLATPLRAYCFAVAGCKLIRCIRLKCFEKIVHMDISWFDRQDNSSGRISSRLSIDAASVRSLVGESLSMLVQNSATAFAGLIIGFGASWRLSLIVIFMLPLITINGYMNLKFLSGFNADAKKLYEEATQVASDAVGSIRTVASFSAEDNVILLYEKKCKGPVTKGIKQGLYSGVGYGLSMFFLYAVYATTFYAGARLIKAGKITFGDVFQVFYGLSMAAIGISQSSALSPDASKARSGAASIIALLDLNSPIDSSKTSGIILDNVKGDIAFQNVSFRYPSRPDVQIFKDLCLAVESCKTLALVGESGSGKSTVISLLQRFYDPDSGEITLDGVELRNLNLKWLRQQMGLVSQEPVLFNGTIRANIAYGKEGSATEAEIISAAEKANAHQFISGLQQGYDTLVGERGIQLSGGQKQRVAIARAIIKSPKILLLDEATSALDAESEKVVQDALVQAMVGKTTIVVAHRLSTIRGADLIAVVKNGVIQEKGNHESLISMKDGMYASLMEQYSSATSI, encoded by the exons ATGGCTGAGGAGAGTTGTTTAGATGGAAACACAATTAACGATCGAAAGACTTCACCAAAAGCAGCAGGCTATGAACAAGATTCAGATTCTAAAtctagaaggaagaagaaagtggCCCATAAAGTTCCATACTACAAGCTTTTCTCCTTCGCTGATCCTGTTGACTATGTCTTAATGGTGGTTGGTACAATCACAGCAGTTGGAAGTGGGATTTCCATGCCCCTTATGACAGTGCTATTGGGAGAGATAATCAACTCCTTTGGCGAGACACTGGATAGAAAACAAGTCGTACATGAAGTTTCTAAG GTATCTTTAAAGTATGTATACTTGGCTCTGGGATCTGGAGTTGCATCGTTTTCTC CTTGTTGGACAGTCACAGGAGAGAGGCAGGCCGCTAGAATAAGAAGTTTATACCTGCGAGCTTTATTAATGCAAGATGTTGCATTTTTTGACAAAGAAACCAATACTGGAGAAATTATTGAGAGGATATCAGTTGATACTATTACTATTCAAGATGCCATTAGTGAAAAG GTTGGAAGATTCATACAGTTGTCAGCTTCCATTTTAGGAGCTTTTGTTATAGCTTTTATTAAGGGGTGGCTACTCTCCTTGGTCTTGTCGTCTTCAATTCCGCTACTTGTCCTGACTGCTTCTACAATGACTATGATACTGGCAAAGCGGGCATCTCGGGGACAAGCAGCCTATTCAGTTGCAGCAACAGTGGTCGAACAGACTCTAGGCTCAATTAGAACA GTGGCATCTTTTACTGGGGAGAAGCAAGCTATTGCCGAATATGACAAATCCCTGGATAAAGCTTACAAATCAGGAGTGCGAGAGGGCTTGGCAGCTGGTTTGGGACGTGGTACCCTTGCGTTTGTTTACTACTGCAGTTATGGTTTAGCGTTATGGTTTGGAGCCAAAATGATCTTAGAGAAGCACTATACCGGAGGAGATGTCCTCAATGTAACAATTGCCCTATTAACTGGATCCTT TTCCATTGGACAAGCATCCCCTTGCTTGAGTGCATTTGCTTATGGACAAGCTGCAGGATTTAAAATGTTTCAGGTAATGAATAGAAAGCCAGTTATAAGCCCTTCCAATTTGGGTGGACTAAAATTGGATAATGTGGCTGGCAATATAGAACTGAAGGATGTCTATTTCAGCTATCCAGCAAGGGTACATGAACAGATATTtaatggattttctctcttcaTACCAAGTGGAACAACTACAGCATTGGTTGGACAAAGTGGAAGCGGAAAATCAACGGTTCTCAGCCTTATCGAGAGATTCTATGATCCACAAGCAGGTCAAGTCTTGATAGATGGTATCAACATCAAAGAGTTTCAACTTAAGTGGATCAGAAGCAAAATTGGTCTCGTCAGCCAGGAGCCTATATTGTTTGCCTCGAGCATTAGGGATAATATTGCATACGGCAAGGAGAACACGAGCCTTGATGAAATACAAATTGCAGCCCAACACGCCAATGCTACTAAATTCATCAACAACTTACCTCAG GGACTAGATACGATTGTTGGTATGCATGGAATTCAGATGTCAGGGGGACAAAAGCAGAGAATTGCCATAGCAAGAGCAATTCTGAAAGACCCTAGCATTCTACTTCTGGATGAAGCTACAAGTGCTCTTGATGCAGAATCTGAACGGATTGTGCAGAAAGCTCTGGATGGAATTATGGTCAACCGGACGACAGTTATTGTAGCACATCGTCTGAGCACAGTGAAAAATGCAGACAAAATTGCTGTGATTGATCAAGGAAAGATTGTTGAAAAAG GTCCACATAGTGAGCTACTACAAGATCCTGAAGGAGCATATTCCCAGCTTGTACGGTTACAACAGCCTAGTAAAGGATCAGATGACTATATTTTGGATAATCATCATGATGGACCAGAGATTAAAGCAGATTCTGGAAGACATTCGAGCCAAAGAATTTCCTCCTTAAAATCCATAAGCCGATGCTCATCCGAAACAGGTAACAGTAGCCGTCACTCATTATCTGTATCAACTGGTCTGCCTACCGTTGTCAGGATGCTAGAAACAGGATCGGGAGAATCCCAAGAATCAGCTTCCATGCCATCAAAGAAAGACCAACAAAGTCCACTTTACCGCTTGGCCTATCTTAACAAACCCGAAATTCCACAATTATTGCTTGGTTCCTTAGCAGCTGTTGTTACTGGAGcacttttaccaatttttgggGTAATTCTCTCAAAAGCAATCAAGACCTTCTATGAGCCTGCTCATGAGTTTCAGCAGAAATCAAGATTGTGGGCATTATTGGTAGTAGTTCTTGGGTTGTCTTATTTGTTGGCAACACCATTAAGAGCGTATTGTTTTGCTGTGGCAGGATGTAAGCTGATTAGATGCATTCGGTTGAAATGCTTTGAAAAAATAGTTCATATGGATATAAGTTGGTTTGATAGGCAGGACAACTCAAGTGGTAGAATTAGTTCCCGGCTTTCGATTGATGCAGCATCAGTGAGGAGTCTAGTTGGCGAATCGCTTTCCATGCTTGTTCAGAATAGTGCCACCGCTTTTGCTGGATTGATTATTGGTTTTGGAGCAAGCTGGAGGTTATCCCTCATAGTAATATTCATGTTACCACTCATTACCATTAATGGatacatgaatttaaaatttttaagtgGATTCAATGCGGATGCAAAG AAGTTGTACGAGGAAGCCACTCAAGTAGCCAGTGATGCAGTTGGAAGCATTAGGACAGTTGCTTCCTTTTCTGCAGAGGATAACGTGATTCTATTGTATGAGAAGAAATGTAAAGGCCCGGTGACAAAAGGAATAAAACAAGGATTATATAGTGGTGTAGGATATGGTTTGTCCATGTTCTTCTTGTATGCAGTTTATGCAACCACTTTCTATGCTGGAGCTCGACTTATTAAAGCTGGCAAGATAACCTTTGGTGATGTTTTTCAG GTCTTTTATGGCTTGAGCATGGCAGCAATTGGCATATCTCAATCAAGCGCCCTTAGTCCAGACGCTAGCAAAGCAAGAAGTGGAGCTGCTTCTATCATTGCACTTCTTGACCTGAATTCGCCCATAGACTCGAGCAAAACCTCGGGAATTATATTGGACAATGTTAAGGGAGATATAGCATTTCAGAATGTCAGCTTCAGATATCCAAGTAGACCTGATGTTCAGATTTTTAAAGATCTTTGTTTGGCTGTCGAGTCCTGCAAG ACACTAGCTCTGGTCGGAGAAAGTGGGAGTGGAAAATCTACCGTCATTTCGTTACTGCAAAGATTTTATGATCCTGATTCTGGTGAAATCACACTAGACGGAGTGGAACTGAGAAATCTGAATTTGAAATGGTTAAGGCAGCAGATGGGATTAGTGAGTCAAGAGCCTGTTTTATTCAATGGCACAATTCGTGCTAACATCGCATATGGCAAAGAAGGCAGTGCCACTGAGGCTGAAATTATATCTGCAGCAGAAAAAGCAAATGCTCACCAATTTATCAGCGGTTTGCAACAG gGCTACGACACACTCGTCGGTGAAAGAGGAATACAATTATCAGGTGGACAGAAGCAAAGAGTGGCGATTGCCCGAGCAATTATAAAGTCCCCCAAGATCTTACTTCTTGATGAGGCCACTAGTGCTCTTGATGCTGAATCTGAGAAGGTAGTTCAAGATGCATTGGTTCAAGCTATGGTTGGGAAAACCACAATAGTGGTGGCTCATAGGCTTTCCACAATTAGGGGCGCAGACTTGATTGCAGTTGTTAAAAATGGAGTGATTCAAGAGAAAGGAAACCATGAAAGCTTGATTAGTATGAAGGATGGCATGTATGCTTCTCTTATGGAACAATATTCTAGTGCTACATCAATATAA